The Miscanthus floridulus cultivar M001 chromosome 7, ASM1932011v1, whole genome shotgun sequence genome includes a region encoding these proteins:
- the LOC136464575 gene encoding uncharacterized protein, with protein MASGGYYYDQSAGYGGSAAPFHLLVFLGTVALLGATSLYSRYESAVESLVEQVRFAVVLSPLLLLLAVQYWAATAGSRRPRGGALSSLLVGDQPSLYAGGGWGGQHHQRDGGSGPSSSPWGVALALALVLLLVSYQSCFQDLWFPLVKRR; from the coding sequence ATGGCGAGCGGCGGCTACTACTACGACCAGAGCGCGGGGTACGGCGGCTCGGCGGCGCCGTTCCACCTCCTCGTGTTCCTGGGCACCGTCGCGCTGCTGGGCGCCACGTCGCTCTACTCGCGCTACGAGTCCGCGGTGGAGAGCCTGGTGGAGCAGGTCCGGTTCGCCGTCGTGCTGTCCCCGCTGCTACTCCTGCTCGCGGTCCAGTACTGGGCGGCCACGGCCGGGTCGCGGCGGCCGCGAGGCGGCGCCCTCTCGTCGCTGCTGGTCGGGGACCAGCCCTCCTTGTACGCCGGCGGCGGATGGGGCGGCCAGCACCACCAGCGGGACGGCGGCTCggggccgtcgtcgtcgccgtgggGCGTGGCGCTCGCGCTCGCCCTCGTGCTGCTCCTCGTCTCCTACCAGTCCTGCTTCCAGGACCTGTGGTTCCCGCTGGTCAAACGCCGGTGA
- the LOC136464576 gene encoding replication factor C subunit 3-like isoform X2, translated as MAGTTAVAPMDIDAAAPPPPPPGAAAKGKAPLSAGGRAAPWVEKYRPQSLADVAAHRDIVDTIDRLTNENRLPHLLLYGPPGTGKTSTILAVARKLYGSQYSNMILELNASDERGINVVRQQIQDFAGARSLSFGARPSVKLVLLDEADAMTKDAQFALRRVIEKYTRSTRLSVDEGGLTALVRLSNGDMRKALNILQATHMASQHMTEEAVYLCTGNPMPKDIEQISFWLLNEPFSTSFKYISDMKMRKGLALVDIIREVTMFVFKIQMPSDVRVKLINDLADIEYRLSFACNDKLQLGALISTFTDARTAIVAAAS; from the exons ATGGCGGGAACCACCGCCGTCGCTCCCATGGACAtcgacgccgccgcgccgcctcccCCGCCGCCCGGGGCGGCGGCCAAGGGCAAGGCGCCGCTCTCCGCCGGCGGCAGGGCTGCGCCCTGGGTAGAGAAGTACCGGCCCCAGTCCCTCGCCGACGTCGCCGCCCACCGCGACATCGTCGACACCA TTGACAGGCTTACAAATGAGAATAGACTTCCACACTTGTTGCTATACGGGCCACCTGGCACTGGGAAAACATCGACGATTCTGGCTGTTGCGAGGAAGCTATATGGGTCTCAGTATAGCAACATGATCCTGGAGCTCAATGCATCAGATGAACGTGGTATTAATGTTGTCAGGCAGCAGATCCAGGATTTCGCTGGCGCACGCAGCCTCTCTTTTGG AGCAAGGCCTTCTGTTAAGTTGGTCCTCTTGGATGAAGCAGATGCAATGACAAAGGATGCACAATTTGCATTGCGAAGAG TCATTGAGAAGTATACAAGGAGCACAAG GCTCAGTGTAGATGAGGGTGGCTTGACAGCCCTAGTGCGGTTAAGCAATGGTGATATGAGGAAGGCTTTGAATATATTGCAG GCAACACACATGGCATCCCAACATATGACAGAAGAAGCTGTCTATCTTTGCACAGGAAACCCCATGCCAAAAGATATTGAGCAGATATCATTTTGGCTATTAAATGAACCGTTTTCAACCAGCTTCAAAT ATATATCTGACATGAAGATGAGAAAAGGGTTGGCCTTGGTTGATATCATACGGGAGGTTACTAT GTTTGTGTTCAAAATACAAATGCCATCTGACGTTCGTGTAAAGCTAATCAATGACTTGGCTGATATTGA GTACAGGCTAAGCTTTGCATGCAACGATAAACTGCAGCTGGGCGCACTGATCTCAACTTTCACGGATGCTCGCACGGCTATCGTTGCTGCTGCCAGCTAA
- the LOC136464576 gene encoding replication factor C subunit 3-like isoform X1, producing the protein MAGTTAVAPMDIDAAAPPPPPPGAAAKGKAPLSAGGRAAPWVEKYRPQSLADVAAHRDIVDTIDRLTNENRLPHLLLYGPPGTGKTSTILAVARKLYGSQYSNMILELNASDERGINVVRQQIQDFAGARSLSFGARPSVKLVLLDEADAMTKDAQFALRRVIEKYTRSTRFALICNHVNKIIPALQSRCTRFRFAPLDGSHVRECLQHIIKSEGLSVDEGGLTALVRLSNGDMRKALNILQATHMASQHMTEEAVYLCTGNPMPKDIEQISFWLLNEPFSTSFKYISDMKMRKGLALVDIIREVTMFVFKIQMPSDVRVKLINDLADIEYRLSFACNDKLQLGALISTFTDARTAIVAAAS; encoded by the exons ATGGCGGGAACCACCGCCGTCGCTCCCATGGACAtcgacgccgccgcgccgcctcccCCGCCGCCCGGGGCGGCGGCCAAGGGCAAGGCGCCGCTCTCCGCCGGCGGCAGGGCTGCGCCCTGGGTAGAGAAGTACCGGCCCCAGTCCCTCGCCGACGTCGCCGCCCACCGCGACATCGTCGACACCA TTGACAGGCTTACAAATGAGAATAGACTTCCACACTTGTTGCTATACGGGCCACCTGGCACTGGGAAAACATCGACGATTCTGGCTGTTGCGAGGAAGCTATATGGGTCTCAGTATAGCAACATGATCCTGGAGCTCAATGCATCAGATGAACGTGGTATTAATGTTGTCAGGCAGCAGATCCAGGATTTCGCTGGCGCACGCAGCCTCTCTTTTGG AGCAAGGCCTTCTGTTAAGTTGGTCCTCTTGGATGAAGCAGATGCAATGACAAAGGATGCACAATTTGCATTGCGAAGAG TCATTGAGAAGTATACAAGGAGCACAAGGTTTGCACTCATTTGCAACCATGTCAACAAAATTATCCCTGCACTACAATCAAGGTGCACTAGGTTTAGATTTGCTCCACTAGACGGCAGTCATGTTAGAGAATGTCTTCAACATATAATAAAATCTGAGGG GCTCAGTGTAGATGAGGGTGGCTTGACAGCCCTAGTGCGGTTAAGCAATGGTGATATGAGGAAGGCTTTGAATATATTGCAG GCAACACACATGGCATCCCAACATATGACAGAAGAAGCTGTCTATCTTTGCACAGGAAACCCCATGCCAAAAGATATTGAGCAGATATCATTTTGGCTATTAAATGAACCGTTTTCAACCAGCTTCAAAT ATATATCTGACATGAAGATGAGAAAAGGGTTGGCCTTGGTTGATATCATACGGGAGGTTACTAT GTTTGTGTTCAAAATACAAATGCCATCTGACGTTCGTGTAAAGCTAATCAATGACTTGGCTGATATTGA GTACAGGCTAAGCTTTGCATGCAACGATAAACTGCAGCTGGGCGCACTGATCTCAACTTTCACGGATGCTCGCACGGCTATCGTTGCTGCTGCCAGCTAA
- the LOC136464578 gene encoding metal tolerance protein 3-like, producing the protein MSGEFDSDVEASESEDREQKQSEFAMKISNYANIVLLVFKMLTYLAMKHDPRVRRVDTVRAYSFGALYFVEVDIELSEDMRLREAHTIGESLQEKIEKLPEVERAFVHIDFESTHKPEHKVRSRLPSTDP; encoded by the exons ATGTCCGGCGAGTTCGATTCGGACGTCGAGGCCTCCGAATCGGAGGATAGGGAGCAGAAGCAGAGCGAGTTCGCCATGAAGATTTCCAACTACGCCAATATTGTTCTGCTGGTTTTCAAG ATGCTAACGTACCTCGCCATGAAGCACGACCCACGAGTGAGGCGGGTTGACACTGTTAGAGCTTACAGCTTTGGAGCTCTCTACTTTGTTGAG GTTGACATTGAACTCTCGGAGGATATGCGGCTGAGAGAGGCACACACCATCGGTGAATCGCTGCAGGAGAAAATTGAGAAGTTGCCTGAAGTCGAGCGGGCGTTTGTTCATATCGATTTCGAGAGCACTCATAAGCCTGAGCACAAAGTCAGGAGCAGGCTGCCGTCTACTGATCCCTGA